The Nitrospirota bacterium genome has a segment encoding these proteins:
- the glnD gene encoding [protein-PII] uridylyltransferase, translated as MGAKQDVGDLMVQDGDAAQLGLFLAEQRRIIGERVMGGASGAETLAAMTELVDGLILGRYREAVRHGGDVLANAGLRQCCVIALGGYGRRELAPHSDVDLMFLFLPEAKAQVETLVRAVLHPLWDSGFQVGHSVRTIADCIELAEADATVKTSMMESRFLAGSPELFEQFHSRFMRKVVAKNPDTYLDQKLEERRREYQKFGETVYLLEPNVKKSTGGLRDLHLLQWAGMARYQAPTIRELSDRGILSRTDFIALTEARDFLWRVRALLHVHAGTAQEILSFDEQIWLAQHFGFKDQPHLLAVEQFMQQYYRLTTGLHERCMRFVERCRSVPFWRRIARFLPAPRVDEYFVVRGGVLTVADESRAKVLESPALLLRLFNVARSQRLTIVPPLLEDIHRHVDSVSAEAYRTPEVNRTFLAILSGPGTAKTLEAMHRASVLEKLVPAMKRVRGLMQFNQYHKYTVDEHSLLAVTRAEDLAQDQGVMGDVYRSIKRKDLLHLAVLFHDLGKGQEEDHSEAGKRLVEEAAVRLGFDEQDKRTLGFLVQKHLLMAHTAFRRDPNDVKVVLPFARDVGTPEVLKKLLVLTAADIAAVGPGVLTKWKESLLIELYQRTMSEVSGERNGVVAPERVRQIAEEISRHPLMAGQADGTLAWVEQQLRQFPERYIYGTTTARIAAHLAAVRRLHVGDVLVETEFNGELGICEYTVVAHNDVTPGIFSKIAGVMAGSGVQILDAQILTRADGIVVDTFQVMDPDYQGAPPVERLRTVGDRVASVLKGWEHVDDVLRRGARLKLTRSLPKAPDATEVRVDNETSDAYTIIDVFADDRQGLLYVITNTIFQLGLSIHAARISTRLDQVADVFYVADQQGKKLEDQGQLERLRTGVETAIENFLEAKAA; from the coding sequence ATGGGTGCCAAACAAGACGTGGGCGACCTGATGGTGCAGGATGGCGATGCGGCGCAGCTTGGCCTCTTTCTGGCCGAGCAGCGCCGTATCATCGGTGAGCGCGTCATGGGCGGTGCCTCGGGCGCGGAGACTCTCGCCGCCATGACCGAGCTCGTCGATGGATTGATCCTCGGGCGGTATCGCGAGGCGGTTCGGCATGGCGGTGACGTGCTGGCGAACGCGGGTCTTCGCCAATGTTGCGTCATCGCCTTGGGCGGATACGGCCGCCGTGAGCTGGCGCCCCATTCGGATGTCGATCTCATGTTTTTGTTCCTCCCCGAGGCGAAGGCACAGGTCGAGACACTGGTGCGTGCCGTCTTGCATCCCTTGTGGGATTCTGGATTTCAGGTTGGGCATAGCGTGCGGACGATTGCCGACTGTATCGAGCTGGCTGAGGCCGATGCGACCGTGAAGACCTCGATGATGGAGTCCCGGTTTCTTGCGGGAAGCCCAGAGTTATTTGAGCAGTTTCACAGCCGGTTTATGCGGAAAGTCGTGGCCAAGAATCCGGATACCTACTTGGATCAGAAACTGGAAGAGCGCCGGCGGGAGTATCAGAAGTTCGGCGAGACCGTGTATTTGCTGGAGCCGAATGTCAAGAAAAGCACCGGCGGTCTTCGCGATTTACATCTGTTGCAGTGGGCCGGCATGGCGCGCTATCAGGCGCCGACGATCCGTGAATTGTCCGATCGCGGCATTCTTTCCAGGACCGATTTCATCGCCCTCACAGAGGCACGGGATTTCTTGTGGCGGGTCCGGGCCCTCCTCCATGTCCATGCCGGCACGGCTCAGGAGATTTTGTCGTTCGATGAGCAGATCTGGCTGGCTCAACATTTCGGGTTCAAGGACCAGCCGCATTTGTTGGCCGTCGAACAGTTCATGCAGCAATATTACCGGCTTACGACGGGCTTGCACGAACGCTGTATGCGGTTTGTCGAGCGCTGTCGGAGCGTGCCGTTTTGGCGTCGAATCGCGCGGTTCTTGCCGGCGCCCCGCGTCGATGAATACTTCGTGGTCCGGGGCGGGGTGTTGACGGTTGCGGATGAATCTCGCGCCAAGGTATTGGAAAGCCCGGCGTTGCTCCTCCGCCTGTTCAATGTCGCGCGATCGCAACGTCTGACCATCGTGCCGCCATTACTCGAAGACATCCACCGCCATGTCGATTCGGTTTCGGCGGAGGCCTATCGGACGCCGGAGGTGAATCGTACCTTTCTCGCGATTCTTTCGGGGCCTGGCACCGCCAAGACGCTGGAGGCCATGCATCGCGCCTCTGTGCTGGAAAAGTTGGTTCCCGCGATGAAACGAGTGCGTGGCCTCATGCAGTTCAATCAGTATCACAAGTACACGGTCGACGAACACAGCCTGCTTGCCGTGACGCGGGCGGAAGACCTTGCGCAGGATCAGGGGGTGATGGGGGATGTCTATCGCAGTATTAAGCGAAAAGATCTGCTCCACCTCGCGGTGTTGTTCCATGATCTTGGCAAAGGTCAGGAAGAAGATCACAGTGAAGCGGGGAAGCGATTAGTTGAAGAGGCGGCCGTTCGGCTCGGATTCGACGAACAGGACAAGCGCACCCTTGGATTCCTCGTACAGAAACATTTACTCATGGCTCACACGGCGTTTCGGCGAGATCCGAACGACGTGAAGGTGGTGCTGCCGTTTGCCCGTGACGTCGGGACGCCCGAAGTCCTGAAGAAGCTCTTGGTACTCACGGCAGCGGATATCGCCGCCGTCGGTCCCGGGGTCTTGACCAAGTGGAAAGAATCGCTCCTGATCGAGCTCTATCAGCGCACGATGTCCGAGGTCTCCGGAGAACGGAACGGCGTCGTGGCGCCAGAACGGGTCCGCCAGATTGCGGAGGAGATAAGCCGACACCCCTTGATGGCAGGGCAGGCCGATGGGACCTTGGCCTGGGTCGAACAGCAACTGCGTCAATTCCCCGAGCGGTATATCTACGGCACGACGACGGCCCGTATCGCGGCGCATTTGGCGGCCGTGCGGCGGCTACATGTCGGTGACGTGCTGGTGGAGACGGAGTTCAACGGGGAGCTGGGGATTTGCGAATATACGGTTGTGGCCCATAACGATGTGACGCCCGGGATCTTTTCGAAGATTGCCGGAGTGATGGCAGGCAGCGGGGTGCAGATTCTCGATGCGCAGATTCTCACCAGAGCCGACGGGATTGTCGTTGATACGTTTCAGGTGATGGACCCCGACTATCAGGGCGCACCTCCGGTCGAGCGGCTCAGGACGGTGGGCGATCGGGTCGCGTCGGTCCTCAAGGGGTGGGAGCATGTCGATGATGTGCTGCGACGGGGCGCGCGTTTGAAGCTGACGAGATCGCTGCCGAAAGCTCCTGACGCGACGGAGGTGCGGGTCGACAATGAAACGTCGGACGCCTATACGATCATCGATGTATTTGCCGATGACCGCCAGGGTCTGTTGTATGTGATCACGAACACCATTTTTCAGCTTGGGTTATCCATCCATGCCGCGCGCATTTCGACGCGCCTGGATCAGGTGGCCGACGTGTTCTACGTCGCCGATCAGCAGGGGAAGAAGCTGGAGGACCAGGGGCAATTAGAGCGGTTACGAACGGGAGTCGAAACGGCCATCGAGAATTTTCTCGAGGCGAAAGCGGCCTAG
- a CDS encoding P-II family nitrogen regulator, which yields MKMIEAIVKPFKLDEVKDALLEMGVQGMTVSEVKGFGRQKGHKETYRGQEYTIEFVPKVKIEVAVTDAQMPRVIETITRAAKTGSIGDGKIFVRDLVAAVRIRTGETGETAL from the coding sequence ATGAAAATGATTGAAGCCATCGTCAAGCCGTTCAAGTTGGATGAAGTGAAGGATGCCTTGCTCGAAATGGGTGTGCAGGGCATGACGGTCTCGGAAGTCAAAGGATTCGGCCGCCAGAAGGGGCACAAGGAAACCTACCGTGGTCAGGAATATACGATCGAGTTCGTGCCGAAGGTGAAAATCGAGGTGGCCGTTACAGACGCACAGATGCCGCGTGTGATCGAGACGATAACCCGGGCGGCCAAGACCGGCAGCATCGGAGACGGCAAGATTTTCGTGCGCGACTTGGTGGCCGCGGTGCGTATCAGGACGGGTGAAACCGGAGAGACGGCTCTGTGA